One Melospiza georgiana isolate bMelGeo1 chromosome 25, bMelGeo1.pri, whole genome shotgun sequence genomic window, ttttctaaactattcAGTTAAAATTGCTGCTATCTCAAATATTGTTCGGGTTTTTttatgatgggataattgggcaaacataacaatAAGAAACACGAGGGCAAAAACCAATGGCTGGAATATATCACACAAGAAAGGACAGTTCAGaattctgccagcagcagctttgccatGACAGGCCAGGAGTGCAGTGCTCACAAGCTCCAGGCAAACGGTTCAAGGCAAAGCTGAGAACAGCAAATCAAATCCAAACCAGACAGAGAGTACCACAACAGCAGGAGAGAGAACAAGAACAGAGTAGAAGTGCAGTGATGCTGGCAGGCCGTTCACTGCAGAGGCTCTTTCTTCCCCAGCTcacaaaaacaacacagaaacaaagcccTGAGCATGGAGCCACTCCTGTTCTCACGCCCTGTTTGGAAGGATCATCGTGTCCCAGCCATGGAGTGACAAGCAGGATCCCTCACCTCCTGACTGACAGCTGCCATCTCTCCTTCAGCCACGCATGTCTATCTCACAACGTCCTGCAAAGTTCCTCCATCCATGTATTCCATCACCAGCCAGAGATCTCCATCAACAAGGAagctgaaagaggaaagcaatgGCATGGAGATGAAAGTGCAGAGCTCAATTCCCCCATGGAAAAGCCTGGagtggagttttgtttccagGTCACTTTTCTGTGAGGACAGAATCAGATGGAGAGACATtcctgccaggctgcacagcccttGGAATCTGCACAGTCTAAAGGAGAAGGAGACACCTGTGAGAAAGGAGAGGCCTTAGATGGCAAGCAGGTGAAAAATGCAGTTTAGCAACAGCCCAGATCAGTGTGGAACCAAAACCCTTGGCCCCAGCTGGTTCAGCTTCTGAACTCATCAGTTCCACCATTCCCTGCAGAACAAGGCAACACAACTGCCAGGGTTATCCAGGGGAGGAGGCCGTGCAGCACTTGGGACAAAAGCAGTCAGGAAACCTTTCAGAAAGTCCCTTCAGAACCAGGCAAGGCCAGTGAAAACTGGGCAAATGAGGCATTTCTGGAAACAAGAACCCGATCTTCCTGGCATCTGTAGCAATGGAAAAGGGCTGGGAAGAAGAAGCcaagggaaataatttctgctaTGGTTTACCAGCACTTCTTGGGagacacagcacacagggaggAACTTGAAggaaaaaccaaagcaaagcaaCAAAAGCACACGGAGGGAGTGAACTGCCAGGCTGTTGTTTTGGGAAGATGTGGCTGGGTCAGGCATTTTCCAAACAGGCTACAGACTCCGGATGCCAGGAAAGGTTAACGCAGGGCCCGGGCACGGGATAAGAGCTGAAGCACTCACCTGTCCAAAGAGTTGACATGGTTGGGGTTCTTCTTGTCCTTCAGGAGCAGGATCTCATTCACAGCTCGTTCCCTGTTCTGCCCTCTGAGACTCATTTTCTTGATGGCCACCTGAAGGGACATTGCAGCCTTTAACTGCAGGAGTCTGTGGCAGGAGGCCACAGCAAACACTGAGCGAGACTTTTTGGAGCAACGGAGCCGGGCTGTGCCCAACTGCCTTGGGATGGGACACCAGAGCTCAGCAAGGGCCATTCCCACAGCCCATtgctctgccagctgggagctgcttaCAGGACATGTGGCCAGAGACATTTGGCCTTGCAAGCTCTGCAGAAATGGTCCCTCAGCTGTCAGCCTCAAAGCTCTAACAACATTCTCTGCACCTAGTCTTCTCTAATGGCCTCAACATTCTTATTATTATTCAAACATATTTTGCAAGCAGGAGGTAGTTCTGGTTCTGTGAAAACAGAGTAAAACAGCCAGGAACCCTTTAGCAATTCTATGGGATTTCAGATCCAACTGGTGATCGGATGATTTCACGATTTCAGAtccaactgctttgtttggGATTGCACAACAAAGCAAACACACACCCATTGCTCAGGTGATCCCTGTCACAGGCTGTCACTGACACCAGACCCAAACACAACTGCAGGATTTAGGAGAGAGCTTTGCTCTGGACATCCATCTTCTcatttctctccctcttcctctGTGAACAACTGAAGTAGGACTAATACCCCAAACTGAGCCCAAGCAGGATCTCTCCCTAAATAGGCCTTGAGGTTCCCTTTGAAGATGAAAGGCAGGATAGAAAAACAGCTAAATAATGTTCCTGTCTGAGGCTGGGATGAAGATTAATGGGGCCTCAGTCTCCAGCAGCTGATGCATTCACACTTTTAGATATGAAGATCAAGCCAGGGTGTCCTGCTCTGACAGACACCGCTGCCCTCCTTGCATTCCTTTGCCACTTGAGAAGGACCAagtctgtcccagctgtgctctgcaggctgacactgctctgccttcagaggagcagctgggcaggaaagctctgctggcccccagagctgcagccacagctcccagcagagctgccacacaGGAGGCAGGAACTGGGGAGGAAGTGGGattaggaaggaggaggaggaggaggaaagagagaggaaaaggaggagcaggaagaggaggagcaggagcaggaacaggaggttCCAGTGCCCCCTGTGGCCGCTGCCAAGGGACCATCGCCCCCAGCTCGTCCTGCAGGTGAGCGGGGAGGGGGAGCTCGTCCCAAATCCATCGGGGGGTCCCTGAGAGGGTTTTTTATTGGGGTGTGTTTGGAGCTCGCAGATTGTGGAATTGCCCCCAAATATCATCTGGTGTCTctgggaggtttttttctctgtgtgtgtaggTTTGGATCTTGCAGGAGCCCAAAGCTGAGCCCTTTGGGGGATCTTTGGGGGCCCACGTGGCCATTGCCCAGTATGGGCAGGGGAGGACATTGGTCCTGGGGACCCCGGGAGAGCAGAAGAGGGGaacccctgggacccccagagtagggagagcagagaggggcGATCCCAGTGCAGGGGGACCCCGGCAGACTGGAAAGGGGgggagcctggagaggagggacCCCTGGCATCCCTGGGATGTCAAAGCAGAGCATCAGGGGAGAAGGGACCCCATGGACTCCCAAAAGCCTCTGCATCATCCCTAAGCAGGACGCTGGACAATGGAGAATCCCTGGAACCATTGGACCCCCATGATCCTGAGGAAAGGAAACTTCTGGAACCCCAAAAGTGGAGAGATCAGCAATAGGGAACTCCTGGGAGAGCTTTTTCGGGATGAATCTTGACCTTGTGGAGATTTTCATGGACACAAGACTCCTGCTGAGTTCCAGAGAGGGACCTTGCCAGGAGGAGCCTCTACTCCAAGGCGCTCCCACCTTGGTTTCCCCCAAACCAGGGTTTGTCATTCCCAAGCTGTGgccagatggaggaggaggaaaagccccagagACCCCTCacaaggaggggctgcaaacccagcccagggaggagtgaggaggaaagagcttccctgagccaggaaggcGGCCGGAGatgcagccagagctcagagctggtggagcctcatggcagggagaagccccacaagtgattggaatgtgggaagggtttcagctccagctccacccTGAAGGAACACCTGaacatccacactggggagaggacCTGGGAGTGTGGGGAATGTCAGAAGAGCTTCAGGTGGGATTCAGAGATCGTCACTCACCAGCACTTCCACACCAGTTAGAGGTACTGCGAGTGTCccgagtgtgggaagagcttcgtgcgctgctccagctccatcccccatgGGAGAATCTGCCCTGGACGATCCCCAGTGACCCCCgttgggcagagccctggtgacCCCTGTTCTGGGTTATCCGTGTTGGGCAGGGGGAAGGTGTTGGTagatttctttcccttctccttgtgctgctgtgatttGGTTGGTAATAAATTCCCTCCGTGTGCCCAGGCCGGATCTGTTGTGCCCGTGTGGGATTTGCTGCGGGATCTCTCCCGGTCCTTGTCCCCACGCAGGAACCCTCGGTTccattttctgtccctgtgcggctgcggggggcagggacagagcggctctgggggtgcctggCATCAGGCCAGCGTCACCGCTCGCCACGGGCAGCCCTGAGATGCCGCGCACCTGGGCACGCATTGCTGGGCTCACCTGAGCTCCCAGCGCCCCAAGGTTCCCCCtgcccaaaaaacccccagcccggggctgcagcgTCCGGGAAAGGCCTCAGCCAATGGCAGCGCAAGCAGGAGGCGGCTCAGCCAATGAGAGCTCGGGGTGTTGGATTGCCTCATCGGTTGCCGGGCAGAGGCTGTGGCCGATCGCTGCCCAGAAGCGGCGGCAGCCAATGAGAGCGCGCGGCGCTGCCGAGCCCGCCCTGCTCCGGACTGGCGCTCCCAGCGCAGCGCggctgctttggggctgctgctccctgcccggccccggccatGGGGCGAGGGGCGGcagctggggccctgctggcggcactggtggtgctgggagcccCCCCGGCTGCGGGCGCCCAGGTCTCGGGTGAGCGGGGGGCGGGAGGCGCTGGGACAGggggggagaagggggaaaagggggcgAAGGGGGGAGGCCGGAAcggagggggaggaggaggggaccCCCCAAAGGGAGAGcgggaggggctgaggggtggggggaggagagggagcggTGGGagagggtggggaaggggggaaaaggggacgGGGGAACCTCAAAACTGAGCGGGAGGGAGGCTGGAGATTGAGGGATTtgtgggaaaatggggaaatgggacCCCAAAAGTGATTTTGGGAGCGGCCGGaggtgggaggggagaggatgTGGAAGGGGAAATGGGGGAAGGGCGGCAAAGAGGAAGCGGCAGCGCGGGCAGGAGGGTCCCATGGCGGCcgtggggcacagggggtgcGGAGTGGGGATCCGGGGTGGGCCCCGGAGCTCTGGGGGTGCggagcggggggcggccccTGAGCTGTGTCCGGCACACACAGGGGTGTTTCAGCTCATGTTTAAGTGCGAGTGTTACTTCATTTACGGCACGGAAACGGTAAGGTTCGTGGAGAGGTACATCTACAACCGGGAGCAGTTCGTGATGTTCGACAGCGACGTGGGGCTGCACGTGGGGTTCACCCCCTATGGGGAGAGGTTTGCCAGGAAGATGAACAGCGACCCGGCTAGACTGGAGTACGCACGGACTGCGCTGGACTGGTACTGCCGGTACAACTACGACTATTACACCCCGATCACCGTGGAGCGCCGAGGTGAGCGCGGGGCAGAGCGTGTCCCCTCGGGCCCTACCCTGCCAATGACCCTGGAGCCCCTCAAAACCTCCCTGGGAatctccccagagcccccagccctccttGTGCCCATCCCGGGGCCTCCTGTACCTTACCAGTCCCTCCCAATCGTCTCCAGTTCATTctcagtccctcccagtttaTTCCCGGTCCCACCCAGCCACTCCAAATCAATTCCCAATCTATTCCCAGTTCACTCACAGTTCACTCTCAGACGTCCACCCTCTCTCCCAGTgcacccccatcccctcccaccTCTCGCAGTGCCACCCAACTCCCGCCCAGTCCCTCCCACTCCCTCCCAACACATTCCCAGTCCATCCGAGCCcatccccagtccctcccaccACTTTACCCTGGCCATTTCTTGTCACTCCCCGTCACTCCCAGTCgctcccagtcccttcccagtCCATTCCAGTCTATCCCAGTCCCCCTCCAGCCCATCTCAGCgctcccctctctctcccagtgccccccagctGATCCCAGCGTGTCCCCGCTCTCTCTCTCGCTCTctctcccagtgtcccccagcgTGTCCATCTCGCTGGTGCCCCCCTCGAgctcccagcccggccccggccgcctgctctgctccgtgatggatttctaccctgctgccatccaggtGAGGTGgttccagggccagcaggagctctcGGAGCACGTGGTGGCCACCGACGTAGTCCCCAACGGGGACTGGACCtaccagctgctggtgctgctggaaacgCCGCCCCGGCGCGGGCTCAGCTACAGCTGCCAGGTGGAGCAcgtcagcctggagcagcccctgaggcGGCACTGGGGTACGGGGGAGCCCCTGGGGGCGCTGGCAGAGccgctgggctgtgctgggagccactgggagggagctggagagagccgGGCTGGAAGTGGGAGAGAGGCTGGGGGCTGGGTAAGGGCCGGGAAGGGGTttgggggatgctggggagggTGGGATGGGCTTGGAGGGgtcctgctgggcactgggagggagtttgggggtgctgggtgtgactgggagggagtttgggggtgctggctgTGACTGGGAGGGATCGCAGCGAGCCCGGAGGGGCTGGAAGGAGATCGGCGATGGCAAAGCGGGGCTCGCCATGAGCTCGgttgtgctgggcacagactgggagggctctggctgagtcctgctggggctgccaagGGACTGCGAGAGGCTTTGGGGGTCCTGGGGCGCTGGAGGGCAActgggagggggctgtgggatgctgagagggacGGGAGAGGCTTTGGTGGCTCCTGGCCAGGACAAAAAGGGATCGGAGGGAGGTTTCAGggggccctggctgggctgggggccacAGGGAGGGCGCTGGGAGGGTAGGGGGTATCGCTGAGAGGTTTtgggggtgctgagccctgcggaCCCCCCAGAGATGCCGCCGGACGCCGCCCGCAGCAAGATGCTGACGGGCATCGGGGGCTTCGTCTTTGGCTTCGTCTTCCTGGCGCTGGGGCTCGGCTTCTCCCTGCGCAAGAAGGTCAGGGCGGGTGCCGGGGGTGGCATCCCCGCCGTGGCGGAGCGTGTGCGCTCCCGCCGGGGCCCCCAGCCCGGTGTCACCCCCTTTtctctgcccacagagctcctgagccggcggcggccgcagccccTCCCCGTGGGCTCGGGCCCGGCCGGGACCCCCCGCTCCGTCCCCGCTCCGCTGATTTTGGGGGGGtcccgtgtccccccagccccgctggtGCTCTGCCCCCGCCCAgtgcctgctcccagtgctcccaatAAAGCTTCCCAGTTGGGCCGGGGGCCGTTTATTGGGGGGCGAtggggaggggtttggggggggggggggcgatGGGACGGATTTGGGCAAAGGGAGGGGGACAAAGGGTGGGGGCTGGGCCCGGGGGGAGGGGTCGCTGCCCGCGGATCCCGCAGTTCCCGGTGCGGGACGAGCTCCGTGCGCCGCTCCATCTCCATCCGCCGTGGGAGAATCCACGCAGGATAATCCCGGGTGACCCCCAGGGTCGGAGCCCCACGTGTTGGGAACACTCCTGGCTGCGGGTTCCACATCTTCCTGGCCCCCCATGGACACCTCGATTAAGGCCGGGGGGTCCCCACTACTTTTCTTGTTTCTGCTCCTGTCCTCATCTCCCCTTTCTCTTCCCCCGGGTCAATCGCTCCCCCTCGCCCCAACCTCCCCCACTCCTTCTCCCgcctccttcccctcttctctcTCACATCCCCCGCCCCTTCCTCCATGGTTTCTTGAAGGGTCCAGTTCCATCTTTCCTTGGCTACAGCCCTGAGGGCTTTTCCAGATGACTTCACTACTGCACTCTCAGACTGAGAGTGGGGAATCTTGGTGCTTGGTTTCCTCATTGCAGCTGCCTTTGACAGGGTGTGTTTCTGTCCTCAGCTGATTTTGGCCTctgcgctcagctcagccctgagcaggaccaGCGCAGCTCCATGGTGGGCACTGCTCACCAGATGGCCCCAGAAGTTGTGACCAGATCTCCTTATGGCCCCAAGGTGGACATCTGGGCCTTTCGCACTGTGACCATCGAGATGGTGGAAGGAGAACCTCCTTACTTCAGGGAAACGGCGGCCATGGTAAGAGGCAAattctgcagtggctgcagaggcctgtgagcacagggggaccctgcactgggagcagcagctggaggtttCTGCACATGGGAAGGGAATTCCCAGAGGACTCCAGCCTCCACACAGGAGACTATTCCTCAGTCTCCAGCAACAATTTGCTTTGGGATTTATGTTGTTGCAGCTCATCTGACTGTGAGGATGACCTGGAAATGTGAAGCAAGTGCATCAGGTCTAATGTTACCTTGAAGAAAACCCCACACCAACCCCACATCTtgcccccaaacccaacaaGTTTTCTGCAGCAGTTTCTAAAAGAGTTTTGTGAGGTGATTTCCCCCTGATTCTTCTCACTTGAAAACTTGTTGAAAAAATGAAGATGATTGCTTAACATCCCCATAGTCTAACGTATTTCTTTCCTAGTCCAAGCTACTTTCTCCGTGTCACCAAGCCTGAGCTTTCAGCAACACAAAACTCCTGGTCCTTGCCTGGCAGTTTCTGGGATGAGGCATCAGGAATGCATTTACTTGAGTGTCAGTGGCATTGCAGAGATGCACTTGATGTAAGAATCCTCTGAAATAACACAGGCAGACCACACTGACTCTGTAAAATGGCCTGTAAAGCTGGTGTCCACATTTGGAGAAGCAAAATGGGCTATTTCTGATGGAGGTTCCTACTAACAGAGTCAGCCAATGAAACTGGCTCTCAAGGCGAGATCATTTGGATGttgcagtggctgtggcagccccagggtttgggttttttgctggCATAGCAaaatgagctctgagcagcatctgtggca contains:
- the LOC131093453 gene encoding class II histocompatibility antigen, B-L beta chain-like; protein product: MGRGAAAGALLAALVVLGAPPAAGAQVSGVFQLMFKCECYFIYGTETVRFVERYIYNREQFVMFDSDVGLHVGFTPYGERFARKMNSDPARLEYARTALDWYCRYNYDYYTPITVERRVSPSVSISLVPPSSSQPGPGRLLCSVMDFYPAAIQVRWFQGQQELSEHVVATDVVPNGDWTYQLLVLLETPPRRGLSYSCQVEHVSLEQPLRRHWEMPPDAARSKMLTGIGGFVFGFVFLALGLGFSLRKKSS